TTGGGCGACGATGTGCCGGGCGAGACGCTGGCCGCATTGACGAGGGGCTACGAGCTCGGCCTCGAGCGCCTCGACCAAGCGCTCGACGAGCTCAACACGCATCTGATTCGTGGCGAAGGGGAACCGTTCGATCCCAGGCGCATGAACGCGATCGAGAAAGAGGCATCGAACCTCGTTCCGGAAGGGACCGTGCTCGAAGTCTATCGAACCGGGTACGAGTGGAGCGGCGAGGTCATTCGACCGGCCGAGGTCAAGGTCGCGGCCGCGCGAGCCGAGGGACGCACGACATGAGCGATCTGGTGGTGGGCATTGATTTGGGGACAACGAACTCGGAGATCGCCGCGTTCATGGATGGTGAGGTCCGCGTCCTGAGTATCGGCGCGACCAGTATGCTTCCGTCGGTCGTCGGGCTCTCGGCTTCCGGAGAGCTGCTCGTCGGTGAGCCCGCGCGCAACCAACAGGCGCTGTATCCAGAACGCACGATTCGCAGCATCAAGCGGCAGATGGGCAGCCAGGAGACGGTGGCGCTGGGCGACCGTGCGCTGACGCCACAAGAGGTCTCGGCGTTGATCCTGCGGGAGCTCGTCGAGTGGGCTCATCGCGCGCTTGGCCAACGTCCTGAGAAGGCGGTCATCACCGTTCCTGCGTACTTCTCCGATGCGCAGCGGAACGCCACGCGCGAAGCGGGCGCCCTCGCCGGTCTCGAGGTGGTGCGCATTCTGAACGAGCCGACGGCTGCAAGCCTCGCGTATGGGTACGGTGACGGATCACGCCACACGGTGCTGATCTACGACTTTGGTGGCGGCACCTTCGACGTCTCGGTCGTCACGATCGAAGGCGACGTCACTGAGGTGCTGTCCAGTCATGGGAACACGAGGCTCGGTGGTGACGACGTCGACGATGTGCTGGCCGCGCATCTCGCGCAGGCATTTCTGGACAAGCATGGCGTAGAGCTCCGAGGCGGCACCGCGGCCATGGCGAGGCTCTGGTGGGCTGCCGAGGAGGCCAAGAGAAAACTGAGCTTCGAGCCGTACGTGACCATTCGTGAGGAAGCGCTCGTCACCGCGGAGGGAACACCGTTGCACCTCGACATGGACATGTCGCGCGAGGAGCTCGAAGGCTTGACACGGGCGCTCGTCGAGCCGACGTTGGACAGCGCGTCGAAGGCGCTTCAGGACGCCGGCAAGACGCCGCGCGATCTCGACGCCGTGCTGCTCGTCGGCGGATCGACGCGCATGCCGCTCGTCGCCCAGCTGCTGAACGAGCACACCGGCCTCGACCCCCGCCAGGACGTCCACCCGGATCTCTGCGTGGCGCTTGGGGCGGGCGTGCTCGCCTCGCGTCTGGCGGGTCACACCGTCGAACGGGTTCTGGTCGATGTGTCGCCCTACTCGTTCGGCATCTCCTACCTGGGCGATCGTGGTGGCGTGCCATATCCCCACTGCTATCGTCCCATCATCCGCCGGAACACGCCGTTGCCGCTGACGCGCACGGAACGGTATGCGACGAGCTATCCCTATCAGACCGACGTCGACGTCCACGTGTATCAAGGAGACGATGAGGACGCCCTGAAGAATATCGTGGTTGGAGACTTCCACGTGGAGGGTCTGACGCCTACCGACGGGCCCAACGAGGTGCTCTGCCGCATGCGCCTCGATCTCGACGGCATTCTGGAGGTCACGGCCGTGGAGAAGCAAACGGGCAAGTCGAAGCACATCACGATTGCCAATGCGCTCCGCGCGAAGAGTGCGGAAGAAATCGCCGCCGGGCAGGCGCGCATTCGAGAGCTGTACGAACGGCGCGGCCCCGTCGTCGAGGAGCAGGAGGACGATGCGTGGACCTCCCGCGACCTTGACGCAGAGGCTCTCGACGTCACCGCTGCTGCGCGTGGCAGCGGACCCGGCTCGACGACCGGTGTCGATGAGCCCGCCCT
This Luteitalea sp. DNA region includes the following protein-coding sequences:
- a CDS encoding Hsp70 family protein; protein product: MSDLVVGIDLGTTNSEIAAFMDGEVRVLSIGATSMLPSVVGLSASGELLVGEPARNQQALYPERTIRSIKRQMGSQETVALGDRALTPQEVSALILRELVEWAHRALGQRPEKAVITVPAYFSDAQRNATREAGALAGLEVVRILNEPTAASLAYGYGDGSRHTVLIYDFGGGTFDVSVVTIEGDVTEVLSSHGNTRLGGDDVDDVLAAHLAQAFLDKHGVELRGGTAAMARLWWAAEEAKRKLSFEPYVTIREEALVTAEGTPLHLDMDMSREELEGLTRALVEPTLDSASKALQDAGKTPRDLDAVLLVGGSTRMPLVAQLLNEHTGLDPRQDVHPDLCVALGAGVLASRLAGHTVERVLVDVSPYSFGISYLGDRGGVPYPHCYRPIIRRNTPLPLTRTERYATSYPYQTDVDVHVYQGDDEDALKNIVVGDFHVEGLTPTDGPNEVLCRMRLDLDGILEVTAVEKQTGKSKHITIANALRAKSAEEIAAGQARIRELYERRGPVVEEQEDDAWTSRDLDAEALDVTAAARGSGPGSTTGVDEPALRRGAMHAHALVERSRRLFDRMHAEDREEAIALHERIQAAIDAGSADKLQATTAALRELLFFVEGNPE